In one Komagataeibacter sp. FNDCR2 genomic region, the following are encoded:
- the parC gene encoding DNA topoisomerase IV subunit A: protein MPVDTSAGHIEDTKLADALSERYLAYAMSTIMSRSLPDVRDGLKPVHRRMIYAMQQLKLDPSAGFKKCARVVGDVIGKYHPHGDASVYEALVRLAQDFAVRYPLVEGQGNFGSIDGDNAAAMRYTESRLTTVAKALLEGIDEDSVDFRPTYDGEEQEPVVLPAAFPNLLANGAAGIAVGMATSIPPHNVGEICSAALALIRKPSTTTAELLQHMPGPDFPTGGSIVEDGDAIARAYETGRGSFRIRSKWEVEQGRFGTWQIVVTEIPYQVQKSRLIEQVADLMEQKKLPLLADIRDESTTDIRLVLEPKSRGIEPAVLMETLFRATQFESRFGLNMNVLGADQVPGVRGLKDVLQAWLDHRHEVLVRRSANRLVAVNRRLEILEGFLAVYLNLDEVIRIVREEDDAKAALMAAFSLTELQADSVLNMRLRSLRRLEEMEIRKEHAALSAEKQALQGLLDQEGLRWKRIASEIKDIQKTFGGGALGRRRSMLADAPVEIDVEAALPVERDPVTVILSEKGWIRTVRGHGQDLQNVKFKEGDAPGLSVECYSNDRLCVFATDGRAFTLRVGDLPRGRGDGQPLRLMIDLSNDEDIITMFPVDDTRKRLLASTSGRGMVVAETAMTAEKRTGKQVLNLKEAESALICHPAVGDHVLVIGQNRRMLVFPLNQLPEMGRGLGVILQKYKEGGLRDAVVFTAADGVAWPDPARNRAFADLRDYMGKRADMGRTAPTWATRKPRG from the coding sequence ATGCCTGTGGATACATCAGCCGGACATATTGAAGACACCAAGCTGGCCGACGCGCTGAGCGAACGCTATCTGGCCTATGCCATGTCAACCATCATGTCGCGCTCGCTGCCCGATGTGCGTGACGGGCTGAAGCCCGTGCACCGGCGCATGATATACGCGATGCAGCAGCTCAAGCTTGACCCTTCCGCCGGGTTCAAGAAATGCGCCCGCGTGGTGGGCGACGTGATCGGTAAATACCATCCCCATGGCGATGCCTCCGTATATGAGGCGCTGGTGCGGCTGGCGCAGGATTTTGCCGTGCGCTACCCGCTGGTCGAGGGGCAGGGGAATTTCGGTTCGATCGATGGCGATAACGCGGCGGCCATGCGGTACACCGAATCCCGCCTGACAACCGTCGCCAAGGCCCTGCTTGAGGGCATTGACGAGGACAGCGTTGATTTCCGCCCCACCTATGATGGTGAGGAACAGGAGCCGGTCGTGCTGCCCGCCGCGTTTCCCAACCTGCTGGCCAATGGGGCCGCGGGCATTGCCGTGGGCATGGCGACGAGCATCCCTCCCCATAACGTGGGCGAAATCTGTTCGGCCGCGCTGGCCCTGATCCGCAAACCGTCCACCACCACGGCGGAACTGCTCCAGCATATGCCGGGGCCGGACTTTCCCACCGGCGGCAGTATCGTGGAAGATGGCGACGCCATAGCCCGCGCCTATGAGACGGGGCGCGGTTCCTTTCGCATCCGTTCGAAATGGGAGGTCGAGCAGGGCCGTTTTGGCACCTGGCAGATCGTGGTGACCGAGATCCCGTATCAGGTGCAGAAATCCCGCCTGATCGAGCAGGTGGCCGATCTCATGGAACAGAAGAAACTGCCGCTTCTGGCCGATATACGCGATGAAAGCACCACCGACATCCGGCTGGTGCTTGAACCGAAATCGCGCGGGATCGAGCCTGCGGTGCTGATGGAAACCCTGTTCCGCGCCACCCAGTTTGAAAGCCGCTTCGGCCTGAACATGAACGTGCTGGGGGCCGATCAGGTGCCCGGTGTGCGTGGCCTGAAGGACGTGCTGCAGGCATGGCTCGATCACCGCCATGAGGTACTGGTGCGCCGCAGCGCCAACCGGCTGGTGGCGGTGAACCGGCGGCTGGAAATTCTTGAGGGTTTCCTTGCCGTCTACCTCAACCTTGACGAGGTGATCCGCATTGTCCGCGAGGAGGACGATGCCAAGGCCGCCCTTATGGCCGCGTTCAGCCTGACGGAACTCCAGGCCGATTCGGTGCTGAACATGCGGCTTCGCAGTCTGCGAAGGCTGGAGGAAATGGAGATTCGCAAGGAACATGCGGCGCTGAGCGCGGAAAAGCAGGCGTTGCAGGGATTGCTGGATCAGGAAGGGCTGCGGTGGAAACGCATTGCGTCCGAGATCAAGGATATCCAGAAAACATTCGGTGGCGGCGCGTTGGGCAGGCGCCGCAGCATGCTGGCGGATGCGCCCGTCGAAATCGACGTGGAGGCCGCCCTGCCGGTCGAACGTGATCCGGTAACGGTGATCCTGTCGGAAAAGGGCTGGATCCGCACCGTGCGTGGCCACGGGCAGGATTTGCAGAATGTGAAGTTCAAGGAAGGGGATGCGCCGGGCCTGTCGGTCGAATGTTACAGCAATGACCGGCTGTGCGTGTTCGCGACCGATGGCCGGGCCTTTACGCTGCGTGTGGGGGATCTGCCGCGTGGGCGGGGCGATGGCCAGCCGCTGCGGCTCATGATCGACCTGTCGAACGATGAGGACATCATTACGATGTTCCCGGTCGATGACACCCGCAAGCGCCTGCTGGCCTCGACCAGCGGGCGGGGCATGGTCGTGGCGGAAACGGCCATGACGGCGGAAAAGCGCACCGGCAAGCAGGTGCTCAACCTGAAGGAAGCGGAAAGCGCGCTGATCTGCCATCCGGCGGTGGGTGACCATGTGCTTGTCATCGGCCAGAACCGGCGCATGCTGGTCTTCCCCCTGAACCAGTTGCCCGAAATGGGGCGTGGCCTTGGCGTGATCTTGCAGAAATACAAGGAAGGCGGCCTGCGTGACGCGGTGGTCTTTACCGCGGCGGACGGCGTGGCGTGGCCCGACCCGGCACGTAACCGCGCCTTTGCCGATCTGCGCGACTATATGGGAAAACGCGCCGATATGGGCAGGACAGCCCCGACATGGGCAACCCGCAAGCCACGCGGCTAG
- the recO gene encoding DNA repair protein RecO, whose translation MEWEAPALVLSATPYGEGSAIVHVLTGEYGLYHGLARGGSSRRGRAVWQTGNLVRARWTARLSEQLGGMTAETVHASGARLLDHPLPLAMLASLCALADGSLPEREPHPAIFQGLTSLLARISLDPQWALDAAMPEIVRWELLLLSELGFGLDLGRCALGGGQDDLAWVSPRTGRAVSDARAGEWRARLLPLPAFVLHPGQTGTPKDWYDGLCLSGHFLRRDAFGQRHRPLPEARVRLADRIARLADMAPPDGAAETAPPSSG comes from the coding sequence ATGGAATGGGAGGCACCCGCCCTTGTGCTTTCCGCCACCCCATATGGGGAAGGCAGCGCGATCGTGCATGTGCTCACGGGTGAGTACGGGCTCTATCACGGGCTGGCGCGTGGCGGCTCCTCGCGCCGGGGGCGTGCGGTGTGGCAGACGGGCAATCTGGTGCGGGCGCGCTGGACCGCGCGGCTGTCGGAACAGCTTGGCGGCATGACGGCCGAGACGGTCCACGCCTCGGGCGCGCGGCTGCTCGACCATCCCCTGCCGCTGGCCATGCTGGCGTCCCTGTGCGCCCTGGCCGATGGCAGCCTGCCCGAGCGCGAACCGCATCCCGCCATATTTCAGGGACTGACCAGCCTGCTGGCGCGGATCAGCCTTGACCCGCAATGGGCGCTTGACGCCGCCATGCCCGAGATCGTGCGCTGGGAACTCCTGCTATTGTCCGAACTGGGCTTCGGGCTGGATCTGGGCCGGTGTGCCCTGGGGGGCGGGCAGGATGACCTGGCCTGGGTTTCCCCGCGCACCGGGCGCGCCGTGTCGGATGCGCGGGCGGGGGAATGGCGCGCGCGCCTGCTTCCGCTGCCTGCTTTCGTACTCCATCCCGGGCAGACCGGCACGCCGAAGGACTGGTATGATGGGCTGTGCCTGTCCGGTCACTTCCTGCGACGTGACGCATTCGGCCAGCGCCACCGGCCCCTGCCCGAAGCACGCGTCAGGCTGGCGGACAGGATCGCGCGTCTGGCCGATATGGCCCCGCCGGACGGGGCGGCGGAGACGGCGCCCCCATCGTCTGGCTGA
- the tsf gene encoding translation elongation factor Ts, translating to MAEITAALVKELREKTGAGMMDCKKALKEAEGNIEGAIDWLRKKGLSAAAKKSGRVTAEGLVGVAQADNKAAMVEVNAETDFVARNEHFQNFVSEVAHAALNVGDDLEKLKAAVLKSGRTVADELTHLIATIGENMSIRRARVLSVPSGVVATYVHSAVSPGLGKIGVLAAVEAPTASDALETLGRQIGMHVAATRPAALDVDSVDPQALERERAVLVEQARASGKPEAIIEKMVDGRIRKFYEEVVLLEQVWVHDGESRVRAIVKKAGAKLTGFDRFQLGEGIEKEENDFAAEVAKAAGN from the coding sequence ATGGCGGAAATTACCGCAGCTCTCGTCAAGGAACTTCGCGAGAAGACCGGCGCGGGCATGATGGACTGCAAGAAGGCCCTCAAGGAAGCCGAGGGCAACATTGAAGGCGCGATCGACTGGCTGCGCAAGAAGGGCCTTTCGGCCGCGGCCAAGAAGTCCGGTCGCGTCACGGCGGAAGGTCTGGTTGGCGTCGCACAGGCTGACAACAAGGCCGCCATGGTCGAAGTCAATGCCGAGACCGACTTCGTGGCCCGTAACGAGCATTTCCAGAACTTCGTTTCCGAAGTGGCCCATGCGGCCCTGAACGTTGGCGACGATCTGGAAAAGCTGAAGGCCGCCGTGCTGAAAAGCGGCCGCACCGTTGCCGATGAACTCACGCACCTGATCGCCACCATTGGCGAGAACATGTCTATCCGCCGTGCGCGCGTGCTGAGCGTGCCCTCGGGCGTGGTCGCGACCTACGTGCATTCCGCCGTCAGCCCCGGCCTGGGCAAGATTGGCGTTCTGGCCGCCGTCGAGGCCCCGACCGCCAGCGATGCGCTGGAAACGCTGGGCCGCCAGATCGGCATGCATGTGGCCGCGACCCGTCCGGCCGCGCTGGATGTGGACAGTGTCGACCCGCAGGCGCTTGAGCGTGAGCGCGCGGTGCTGGTGGAGCAGGCGCGTGCTTCGGGCAAGCCGGAAGCCATCATCGAGAAGATGGTCGATGGCCGTATCCGCAAGTTCTATGAAGAAGTCGTGCTGCTGGAACAGGTCTGGGTGCATGACGGCGAAAGCCGCGTGCGTGCGATCGTGAAGAAGGCGGGCGCGAAGCTGACCGGCTTTGATCGCTTCCAGCTTGGTGAAGGCATCGAGAAGGAAGAAAACGACTTTGCCGCCGAGGTGGCGAAGGCGGCCGGCAACTGA
- the rpsB gene encoding 30S ribosomal protein S2: MAMPEFTMRQLLEAGVHFGHHTRRWNPRMAPFLFGVRNQVHIIDLQQTVPMLDRALKAIRDTVAGGGRVLFVGTKRAAADQVAEAAKRCGQYYVNHRWLGGMLTNWKTITGSIKRLRGIDEMLENGTQGLTKKEVLDITRDREKLERSLGGIKEMGGLPDILFVIDTNKEKLAVEEANKLGIPVVAVLDSNSDPRGVTFPIPGNDDAIRAIALYCELVSSAVLDGISAELGASGEDFGAAEELPIDPAVETAVTEAAASAE, from the coding sequence ATGGCAATGCCAGAATTCACCATGCGCCAGCTCCTCGAAGCGGGCGTGCATTTCGGTCATCACACCCGTCGCTGGAACCCGCGCATGGCGCCGTTCCTGTTCGGTGTGCGCAACCAGGTCCACATCATCGACCTGCAGCAGACCGTTCCCATGCTGGACCGTGCGCTCAAGGCGATCCGTGACACCGTGGCCGGTGGCGGGCGCGTGCTGTTCGTCGGCACCAAGCGCGCGGCGGCCGACCAGGTGGCGGAAGCCGCCAAGCGTTGTGGCCAGTATTACGTCAACCATCGCTGGCTCGGCGGCATGCTGACCAACTGGAAGACCATCACCGGGTCGATCAAGCGCCTGCGCGGCATTGACGAAATGCTGGAAAACGGCACCCAGGGCCTGACCAAGAAGGAAGTCCTGGACATCACCCGCGACCGTGAGAAGCTGGAGCGTTCGCTCGGCGGGATCAAGGAAATGGGCGGCCTGCCGGACATCCTGTTCGTGATCGACACGAACAAGGAAAAGCTGGCGGTCGAGGAAGCCAACAAGCTGGGTATCCCGGTCGTGGCGGTGCTGGACAGCAACTCCGACCCGCGTGGCGTGACCTTCCCGATCCCGGGCAATGATGACGCGATCCGCGCCATTGCCCTGTATTGCGAACTGGTTTCGTCCGCCGTGCTCGACGGCATCTCCGCCGAGCTGGGCGCATCGGGTGAGGACTTCGGCGCGGCCGAGGAACTGCCCATCGACCCGGCGGTGGAAACAGCCGTGACGGAAGCCGCCGCAAGCGCGGAATAA
- a CDS encoding OsmC family protein has protein sequence MTITKYGTAHWSGGLKDGKGEVSTQSGALEQQPYGFNTRFEGRPGTNPEELLGAAHAACFVMALSGILGGAGLTATSMEAKSAVVLEKQGESFAITSAHLTLDAEIPSATEEQFNELAQKAKAGCPVSKLFNATITLEARLRT, from the coding sequence ATGACAATCACGAAATACGGCACGGCGCACTGGTCTGGTGGACTGAAGGATGGCAAGGGCGAGGTCTCGACACAGAGCGGCGCGCTCGAGCAACAGCCCTACGGCTTCAACACCCGTTTTGAAGGCCGCCCCGGCACCAACCCCGAAGAACTGCTGGGCGCCGCCCATGCCGCCTGTTTCGTCATGGCGCTGTCCGGTATTCTGGGCGGGGCGGGGCTTACCGCCACATCGATGGAAGCCAAATCGGCGGTCGTGCTGGAAAAGCAGGGCGAGAGCTTCGCCATCACCAGCGCCCACCTGACACTGGACGCCGAAATTCCCAGCGCGACCGAAGAACAGTTCAATGAACTGGCGCAGAAGGCGAAGGCCGGTTGCCCGGTCTCGAAGCTGTTCAACGCCACGATCACGCTGGAAGCCCGGCTCCGGACCTGA
- the aroC gene encoding chorismate synthase: MSYNTFGHLFRVTTWGESHGPAIGCVIDGCPPRIALDAADIQPWLDRRRPGQSQFTTQRQEADRVEILSGVFEGRTTGTPISLLIHNTDQRSRDYGDIATRYRPGHADVAYDMKYGIRDYRGGGRSSARETAMRVAAGAVARRVLGDGVRIRGAMVQVGPHAIDRARLDWDLAGTNALFCPDAEILPVWEEYLADIRKKGSSIGAVIEIVAEGVPAGLGAPVYGKLDSDLAMALMSINAVKGVEIGEGFAAASLTGEENADPMRMENGTLRFESNHAGGVLGGISTGQPVVARFAVKPTSSILTPVPSVTRAGENVDVMTKGRHDPCVGIRAVPVGEAMMACVLADHLLRHRGQVGSL, from the coding sequence ATGTCGTATAACACCTTCGGCCACCTGTTCCGCGTCACCACGTGGGGGGAAAGCCATGGCCCGGCCATTGGCTGCGTGATCGACGGCTGCCCGCCGCGCATCGCACTCGACGCGGCGGACATCCAGCCCTGGCTGGACCGCCGCAGGCCCGGACAGTCCCAGTTCACCACGCAGCGGCAGGAAGCCGACCGGGTCGAGATCCTGTCCGGTGTGTTCGAGGGGCGGACAACCGGCACCCCCATCTCCCTGCTTATCCATAATACCGACCAGCGTTCGCGCGATTATGGCGATATCGCCACCCGCTACCGGCCCGGTCACGCCGATGTCGCCTATGACATGAAATACGGCATCCGCGACTATCGTGGCGGCGGGCGTTCCTCGGCGCGCGAGACGGCCATGCGCGTGGCGGCGGGCGCCGTGGCGCGCAGGGTGCTGGGCGATGGCGTGCGCATTCGCGGCGCGATGGTGCAGGTTGGCCCGCACGCCATAGACCGCGCCCGGCTGGACTGGGATCTGGCCGGCACCAACGCGCTTTTCTGTCCCGATGCGGAGATCCTGCCGGTATGGGAAGAGTATCTGGCCGATATCCGTAAAAAAGGATCCTCCATCGGCGCGGTGATCGAGATCGTGGCCGAAGGCGTGCCCGCCGGTCTGGGCGCGCCGGTTTATGGCAAGCTCGATTCCGATCTGGCCATGGCGCTGATGAGCATCAACGCGGTCAAGGGCGTGGAAATTGGTGAAGGCTTCGCCGCCGCCAGCCTGACGGGGGAAGAAAACGCCGACCCGATGCGCATGGAAAACGGCACGCTCCGTTTTGAGTCCAACCATGCGGGTGGCGTGCTGGGGGGGATTTCAACGGGGCAGCCGGTCGTGGCGCGCTTCGCGGTCAAGCCGACCAGTTCGATCCTGACCCCGGTTCCCTCCGTCACGCGGGCGGGGGAGAATGTCGATGTGATGACCAAGGGGCGGCATGACCCGTGCGTGGGCATCCGGGCCGTGCCGGTGGGGGAAGCGATGATGGCCTGCGTGCTGGCCGATCACCTGCTACGTCATCGGGGGCAGGTGGGGAGCCTGTAG
- the fabI gene encoding enoyl-ACP reductase FabI translates to MSDGAPTISANGTLMKGKRGLVMGVANDRSIAWGIARAVAEQGGELAFTYQGEALGKRVRPLAQSVGSTLVLPCDVSDDAAIDATFAAVEKEWGKIDFLVHAIGWADKQFLRGRYVDTPREAFLKALDISCYSFTAVARRAASIMNPGGSLLTLTYLGAERVMPHYNVMGVAKAALEASVRYMAVDLGGEGIRVNGISAGPVMTLAANGIGDFRYILKWNQYNSPLERNVSLEEVGGAGLYMLSDLSGGVTGEIHHVDSGYHIVGMKNPTAPDITVAGN, encoded by the coding sequence ATGTCAGACGGCGCGCCCACAATCTCCGCCAACGGAACACTGATGAAAGGGAAGCGGGGACTTGTCATGGGGGTTGCGAATGACCGCTCGATCGCGTGGGGCATCGCGCGCGCCGTGGCCGAACAGGGGGGTGAGCTCGCCTTCACCTATCAGGGCGAGGCGCTGGGCAAGCGCGTGCGCCCGCTGGCGCAATCGGTGGGATCGACACTGGTGCTGCCCTGTGACGTGAGCGATGACGCCGCCATCGACGCGACCTTCGCCGCCGTTGAAAAGGAATGGGGCAAGATCGACTTCCTCGTCCACGCCATCGGCTGGGCCGACAAGCAGTTCCTGCGCGGGCGCTATGTCGATACCCCGCGTGAGGCGTTCCTGAAGGCGCTGGATATTTCCTGCTATTCCTTCACCGCCGTCGCCCGCCGCGCCGCCAGCATCATGAATCCCGGCGGTTCGCTGCTGACCCTGACCTATCTTGGCGCGGAGCGGGTCATGCCGCATTACAACGTCATGGGCGTGGCCAAGGCGGCGCTGGAGGCGTCGGTGCGCTATATGGCCGTTGATCTTGGCGGGGAGGGCATCCGCGTCAATGGCATCTCGGCCGGTCCGGTCATGACGCTGGCGGCCAACGGGATTGGTGATTTCCGCTATATCCTGAAATGGAACCAGTACAACTCCCCGCTGGAGCGCAATGTCTCGCTGGAAGAGGTGGGCGGCGCCGGGCTGTACATGCTGTCCGACCTGTCGGGCGGGGTGACGGGCGAAATCCATCACGTCGATTCCGGCTACCATATCGTCGGCATGAAAAACCCCACCGCGCCGGACATCACGGTCGCGGGTAACTGA
- the pdxH gene encoding pyridoxamine 5'-phosphate oxidase yields MTLPLINPDADPFDLFDAWMRDASAHEPNDPNAMALATATADGRPSVRMILLKGADRRGFVFYTNLNSRKADDLRANPHAALLFHWKSIRRQIRIEGPVEPVTTAEADAYFASRSRISRLGAIASNQSHPMPDRAVFEKAIADLEARYPDPDAFIPRPANWTGFRVVPQHFEFWHDRPYRLHDRVVWDRRGESWDAQRLYP; encoded by the coding sequence ATGACCCTTCCCCTTATCAACCCCGATGCGGACCCGTTCGACCTGTTCGATGCATGGATGCGTGATGCGAGCGCACATGAACCCAACGACCCGAACGCCATGGCGCTGGCCACGGCCACAGCGGATGGCAGGCCCTCGGTCCGGATGATCCTGCTCAAGGGGGCGGACCGGCGCGGCTTCGTGTTCTACACCAACCTGAACAGCCGCAAGGCCGATGACCTCAGGGCCAACCCCCATGCGGCGCTGCTGTTCCACTGGAAGAGCATCCGCCGCCAGATCCGGATAGAAGGCCCGGTCGAACCCGTCACCACGGCCGAGGCCGATGCCTATTTCGCCAGCCGCAGCCGCATATCGCGCCTTGGCGCCATTGCCTCCAACCAGTCCCACCCGATGCCGGACCGCGCCGTGTTCGAAAAGGCGATCGCGGATCTGGAGGCCCGTTACCCCGACCCCGACGCCTTCATCCCGCGCCCCGCCAACTGGACCGGCTTTCGTGTCGTGCCGCAGCATTTCGAATTCTGGCACGACCGGCCCTATCGCCTGCATGACCGGGTGGTGTGGGACCGGCGGGGCGAAAGCTGGGACGCGCAGCGGCTTTATCCGTAA
- a CDS encoding universal stress protein — protein MCVRSILLPLGSTNHAESALDVGGQIARMFDAHLTVLHVGTDMQEIGPLMGEGLSGAMMEDMISAALKESATHLKDVRRLFHDFTRDAHIPVLTGDAPLAPPDAPRGPTASFLAHKGHTRSVVAFQARLSDIVVVRQPDPEGDVASSDTLHAVLFESGRGVIIVPPDAPASLGRRICIGWNGTSEAASAIHHAMPLIRRAEAVQILYSPAYQRPGPNARHVGAYLALHGVDATIHKFGSDYRPVGEDMMAAAHDFGADMVVMGAYSHSRLRQMILGGVTRHVLENSDLAVLMSR, from the coding sequence ATGTGCGTGCGGAGCATATTGCTGCCACTTGGTAGTACGAACCACGCGGAAAGCGCGCTGGACGTGGGTGGTCAGATCGCACGCATGTTCGATGCGCATCTCACTGTCCTGCATGTAGGTACCGACATGCAGGAAATCGGCCCCCTGATGGGAGAAGGCCTGTCGGGCGCGATGATGGAGGACATGATCAGCGCGGCGCTGAAGGAAAGCGCCACCCACCTCAAGGACGTGCGCAGGCTGTTCCATGATTTCACCCGTGATGCGCATATTCCCGTCCTGACAGGCGACGCTCCGCTCGCGCCCCCCGACGCGCCGCGTGGCCCGACCGCCAGCTTCCTGGCCCATAAGGGGCATACCCGCAGCGTCGTGGCCTTTCAGGCGCGGCTTTCGGATATAGTGGTCGTGCGGCAACCGGATCCGGAAGGCGATGTCGCCTCCTCCGACACACTGCACGCGGTGCTGTTTGAAAGTGGTCGCGGCGTCATCATCGTACCGCCCGACGCGCCCGCCAGCCTCGGGCGGCGCATCTGCATCGGCTGGAACGGCACGTCCGAGGCGGCGTCCGCCATCCATCACGCCATGCCGCTGATCCGCCGCGCTGAAGCCGTCCAGATCCTGTACAGCCCCGCCTATCAGCGCCCCGGCCCGAATGCCCGGCATGTGGGGGCCTATCTGGCATTGCACGGCGTCGACGCCACTATTCACAAATTTGGGAGTGATTACCGCCCGGTGGGTGAGGACATGATGGCCGCGGCCCATGATTTCGGGGCCGATATGGTGGTGATGGGCGCTTATTCCCACTCCCGCCTGCGGCAGATGATCCTGGGCGGGGTGACACGGCATGTGCTGGAAAACAGTGATCTTGCCGTGCTCATGAGCCGCTGA